A genomic segment from Nodularia sphaerocarpa UHCC 0038 encodes:
- a CDS encoding SMP-30/gluconolactonase/LRE family protein yields the protein MTELLPNSLHNVLEVRARLAEGPTWDSTQQVLYWVDIFNHRVHRFYPATGKDEYFDVGDVVGAISPAGDNRLIIALRHQLAFLDTQTGLVNTIIEIEADRQNNRLNDGKCDPQGRFWIGSMSSEANQASLYRYDHDASLHVMETGLTISNGLGWSPDQKTFYLTDSPQQKIYAYDFDSATGNISNRRVIVDLTHETFNPDGLTIDSEGYIWSAMWNGWCVIRFSPSGEEVFRIQLPVPLVTSCTFGGEDLRTLYITTASVGLQQKEIDKSFYSGDLFAFQSEVSGLPTYGFHA from the coding sequence ATGACTGAATTATTGCCAAATTCTCTCCATAACGTTTTAGAAGTCCGCGCCCGGTTAGCTGAAGGTCCCACCTGGGATTCTACCCAGCAAGTGCTGTACTGGGTTGATATTTTTAACCATCGAGTCCATAGATTTTATCCCGCTACCGGCAAAGATGAGTATTTTGATGTGGGAGATGTGGTTGGTGCAATATCACCAGCAGGGGATAATCGCTTAATCATCGCATTGCGCCATCAATTGGCATTCCTAGACACCCAGACGGGCTTAGTTAACACCATTATCGAAATTGAAGCTGATAGACAAAATAACCGCCTTAACGACGGTAAATGCGACCCTCAAGGACGCTTTTGGATTGGTTCCATGTCCTCAGAAGCAAATCAAGCCAGTCTGTACAGATATGACCATGATGCTTCACTACACGTCATGGAAACAGGACTAACTATTTCTAACGGTTTGGGTTGGAGTCCAGATCAAAAAACCTTTTATTTGACTGATTCTCCTCAACAAAAAATCTACGCTTACGATTTCGACTCGGCGACAGGTAATATTAGTAATCGCCGGGTTATTGTTGATTTAACTCATGAAACCTTCAATCCTGATGGGTTGACTATAGATAGTGAAGGCTACATTTGGTCAGCAATGTGGAATGGTTGGTGTGTGATTCGTTTCAGCCCCAGTGGTGAGGAAGTATTCAGGATACAGTTACCTGTACCATTGGTGACTAGTTGCACTTTCGGAGGTGAGGATTTACGAACACTTTATATCACCACTGCTTCTGTGGGACTCCAGCAGAAGGAAATTGACAAAAGTTTCTATTCTGGTGATTTGTTTGCTTTTCAGTCTGAGGTTTCTGGATTACCTACATACGGTTTTCACGCTTAG
- a CDS encoding NAD-dependent epimerase/dehydratase family protein, producing the protein MRILIMGGTRFIGVYLTQLLVEQGHEVVLFNRGNRPVPSLPGVGQIIGDRTNATQLKEKLSSEKFDVVFDNNGRELTDTQPLAEIFQDQVQHFVYMSSAGVYLKSDQLPHIEGDAVDPKSRHRGKHETEAYLMQQSLPFTSIRPTYIYGPQNYNDLESWFFDRIVRDRPIPIPGNGLHITQLGHVKDLAQAMSQVIGNSQAIRQIYNISGDRYVTFDGLARACAVAAGKSPDAVKIVHYDPKKFDFGKRKAFPMRVQHFFASVNKAMAELAWQPEYDLISGLADSLENDYLKTGRDQAEVDFSMDEEILQVV; encoded by the coding sequence ATGCGAATTTTAATCATGGGTGGTACTAGGTTCATTGGTGTTTATTTAACTCAACTCCTGGTAGAACAAGGACATGAAGTGGTATTGTTTAATCGTGGTAATCGTCCAGTACCTTCTTTGCCGGGAGTAGGACAGATTATAGGCGATCGCACTAACGCCACTCAATTAAAAGAAAAATTATCATCAGAAAAGTTTGATGTCGTTTTTGACAATAATGGCCGCGAACTCACTGATACTCAACCATTAGCAGAAATTTTTCAAGACCAAGTGCAACATTTTGTTTATATGAGTTCTGCGGGGGTGTATCTCAAATCTGACCAATTACCGCACATCGAAGGCGATGCAGTCGATCCCAAAAGTCGTCACCGGGGTAAGCATGAAACGGAAGCTTACTTGATGCAACAAAGTTTACCGTTTACTTCGATTCGCCCAACGTATATTTACGGGCCGCAAAATTATAACGATTTGGAAAGCTGGTTTTTTGATAGAATTGTGCGCGATCGCCCCATACCGATTCCGGGAAATGGCTTACATATTACCCAGTTAGGTCATGTCAAAGATTTAGCCCAGGCGATGTCACAGGTAATTGGCAATTCACAAGCCATCAGACAAATTTATAATATTTCAGGCGATCGCTACGTGACTTTTGATGGTTTAGCCCGTGCTTGTGCTGTAGCGGCTGGTAAATCACCCGATGCAGTCAAAATTGTACATTACGACCCCAAAAAATTCGATTTTGGCAAGCGCAAAGCTTTTCCCATGCGAGTGCAGCATTTCTTTGCATCAGTGAATAAAGCTATGGCAGAATTAGCTTGGCAACCTGAATATGATTTAATTTCCGGGCTGGCTGATTCCCTCGAAAACGATTATCTGAAAACAGGGAGAGATCAAGCTGAAGTTGATTTCTCTATGGATGAAGAGATTTTACAAGTCGTCTAA
- a CDS encoding protein kinase domain-containing protein, whose translation MVLNTVLRQRYRIIRHLGSGAFGDTYLAEDLDLPSNPKCVVKHLRPKTLQPEVLPIARRLFESEAKVLHNLGNLSKQIPTVFAHFEENGEFYIVQEFVDGYNLSAEIILGNQWNEAEVIKLLQEILEVLVVVHEQNIIHRDIKPQNLMRRREDGKIVLIDFGAVKEIKGLAADTQGQVISTIVIGSNGYMPNEQANSKPKLCSDIYAVGIIGIQALTGKSPQSFEEDPTNGEIIWRNELNVSDRFAEILSKMVRYNFSFRYQSAKEVLEELQSISSKISIPPESQQSANSWKLPFNGKVLAATVVGLGIFGIFMVINSFQRPPDITPDFTQLPCDSEDFSAILLQKTPTKWGYGYEYHGNRDENNQFTGQAILIFPDGNRYYGEFKNGKRHGCGKVTYPPNDQKEYYLGQFENDKADGLGTIKWRDGREYRGEFKDHQCEGKGTLQFPNKRSVSGLWQKGTSLLNSDIKCE comes from the coding sequence ATGGTGCTAAACACAGTTCTCCGTCAACGCTACAGAATAATCAGGCATTTGGGAAGTGGTGCATTTGGTGATACCTATTTAGCTGAAGATTTGGATTTACCGAGCAATCCCAAATGTGTTGTGAAACACTTAAGACCTAAAACCCTTCAGCCAGAAGTGTTACCCATTGCTAGAAGATTATTTGAGAGTGAAGCCAAAGTTTTACACAATTTAGGTAACTTAAGCAAACAGATACCCACAGTATTTGCTCATTTTGAGGAAAATGGCGAATTTTATATAGTGCAGGAATTTGTGGACGGGTATAACTTGAGCGCAGAAATTATTCTTGGTAATCAATGGAATGAGGCTGAAGTAATTAAATTATTACAAGAGATATTAGAAGTTTTGGTAGTTGTTCATGAGCAGAATATCATCCACCGGGATATTAAGCCTCAAAACTTAATGCGTCGTCGAGAAGATGGCAAAATTGTGCTAATTGACTTTGGAGCCGTTAAAGAAATTAAAGGTTTAGCAGCAGATACTCAAGGTCAAGTTATTTCAACTATTGTGATTGGCTCTAATGGTTATATGCCAAACGAACAAGCTAATTCCAAGCCTAAACTATGTAGTGATATCTATGCAGTAGGGATAATTGGTATTCAAGCTTTGACAGGTAAATCACCCCAAAGTTTTGAAGAAGACCCCACAAATGGAGAAATCATTTGGCGGAATGAGCTAAATGTCAGTGATAGATTTGCTGAGATTTTAAGCAAAATGGTGCGTTATAACTTTAGCTTCCGATACCAATCAGCTAAAGAAGTATTAGAAGAGTTGCAATCAATATCTAGCAAAATATCAATACCTCCAGAAAGCCAACAATCAGCAAACTCGTGGAAATTACCATTTAATGGCAAAGTCTTAGCAGCAACTGTAGTTGGATTAGGAATATTTGGAATATTTATGGTAATTAATTCTTTCCAAAGACCTCCCGACATTACACCAGATTTTACTCAATTACCCTGTGATTCAGAAGATTTTTCTGCTATTCTACTACAAAAAACACCCACAAAATGGGGATATGGATATGAATATCATGGAAATCGTGATGAAAATAATCAATTCACTGGTCAGGCTATTTTGATTTTTCCTGATGGTAATAGGTATTACGGAGAATTTAAAAATGGGAAGCGTCATGGTTGCGGAAAAGTTACATATCCTCCAAATGATCAAAAGGAATATTATTTAGGGCAATTTGAAAATGACAAGGCTGATGGACTAGGAACAATAAAATGGAGAGATGGTCGAGAATATAGGGGTGAATTCAAAGATCACCAATGTGAGGGAAAAGGAACGTTGCAATTCCCAAATAAACGCTCTGTTAGCGGACTTTGGCAAAAAGGAACATCATTACTAAACAGTGACATAAAATGTGAGTGA
- the gmd gene encoding GDP-mannose 4,6-dehydratase, with protein sequence MTQNKRALITGITGQDGSYLSEFLLEQGYEVHGIIRRTSTFNTDRIDHMYEDPHKEGARLFLHYGDLTDGTTLRRILEQVQPIEIYNLGAQSHVRVSFDSPEYTVDAVGMGTLRLLEAIRDYQQRTGIQVRFYQAGSSEMFGLVQAVPQTETTPFYPRSPYACAKVYAHWQTVNYRESYNLFACNGILFNHESPRRGETFVTRKITRAVAKIVAGKQKKIYMGNLDSKRDWGYAKDYVRAMWLMLQQDQPEDYVIATGETYSVRQFLDKAFGYVNLKWEDYVEFDDRYIRPAEVDLLIGDPTKAKQKLGWEPSVTFDELVALMVEADLQALGHTSPNGNGIASDDMATIRQELGALHF encoded by the coding sequence ATGACTCAAAACAAACGCGCGTTAATTACTGGTATTACTGGTCAAGATGGTTCATACCTAAGTGAGTTTTTGCTAGAGCAAGGTTATGAAGTGCATGGTATTATTCGCCGGACTTCTACCTTCAACACAGACCGCATTGATCATATGTATGAAGATCCTCACAAAGAGGGAGCGCGGTTGTTTCTTCACTATGGCGACTTGACTGATGGGACGACTCTACGCCGAATTTTAGAACAAGTCCAGCCCATAGAAATTTATAACTTGGGCGCTCAATCTCATGTCAGAGTCAGCTTTGACTCACCGGAATATACTGTAGACGCGGTAGGAATGGGAACACTGCGTTTACTAGAAGCCATCCGTGACTACCAGCAACGCACAGGAATACAGGTGCGTTTCTACCAAGCCGGTTCCTCAGAAATGTTTGGTTTAGTGCAAGCAGTACCCCAAACCGAAACAACGCCGTTTTATCCTCGCAGTCCCTATGCTTGTGCTAAAGTTTATGCCCACTGGCAAACGGTGAATTACCGTGAGTCTTATAATTTGTTTGCTTGTAATGGCATACTGTTTAACCACGAATCACCACGTCGGGGTGAAACTTTTGTGACTCGCAAAATTACCAGAGCAGTTGCTAAAATTGTGGCTGGTAAACAGAAAAAGATTTATATGGGTAATCTCGATTCCAAACGAGATTGGGGCTACGCCAAGGATTACGTAAGAGCAATGTGGCTGATGTTGCAGCAAGACCAGCCGGAAGACTACGTAATTGCGACTGGTGAAACCTACTCTGTGCGCCAATTTTTAGATAAGGCATTTGGTTATGTCAACCTGAAGTGGGAAGATTATGTCGAGTTTGACGATCGCTATATCCGTCCGGCGGAAGTAGACTTGTTAATTGGTGATCCTACTAAGGCAAAACAAAAGTTAGGTTGGGAACCATCAGTCACCTTTGACGAATTAGTGGCTCTGATGGTAGAAGCCGATTTGCAGGCTTTGGGTCATACTTCACCCAATGGCAATGGTATAGCTTCTGATGATATGGCTACTATTCGTCAAGAACTGGGCGCTCTCCACTTTTGA
- a CDS encoding sugar transferase, giving the protein MTAQSSLLSGKRYLPFRNGKAQRQDASASTRTFLRRGQKTKTPKLKPRGLSVQGLNGEFAKRLFDIVFSLLVLILFFPVYLILSLLIAFSSEGPIFYIQKRVGKNYKTFNCIKFRTMVSNADEMLMQMMATSPQLRQEFESSFKLKQDPRITKIGQFLRITSLDEFPQFWNVLKGDMSVVGPRPLVESELPKYGCHIDHILTIRPGITGLWQVSGRNDIPYPRRVQIDLHYVKFRNFWLDSWIIFKTIDVVILPKNNGAY; this is encoded by the coding sequence ATGACTGCCCAGAGCTCACTCCTCTCCGGTAAGCGATACCTACCCTTCAGGAATGGCAAAGCCCAACGGCAAGATGCTAGCGCGTCTACGCGTACTTTTTTAAGACGCGGCCAAAAAACAAAAACGCCTAAGCTCAAACCCAGAGGTTTGTCTGTTCAGGGTTTAAACGGAGAGTTTGCTAAACGACTATTTGATATAGTCTTTTCCCTGTTGGTATTGATTTTGTTCTTCCCCGTCTATTTAATTTTGTCTTTACTGATTGCTTTTAGCTCAGAAGGGCCAATTTTTTATATCCAGAAACGGGTAGGAAAAAACTACAAGACCTTCAATTGTATTAAATTCCGGACAATGGTGAGCAATGCCGACGAAATGCTCATGCAAATGATGGCAACATCGCCCCAGTTGCGACAAGAATTTGAGAGCAGCTTTAAGCTCAAACAAGACCCCCGGATTACCAAAATTGGTCAATTTTTGCGAATTACCAGCTTGGACGAATTTCCTCAGTTCTGGAATGTTCTTAAAGGAGATATGAGTGTTGTTGGTCCCCGCCCTTTAGTAGAGTCAGAACTTCCCAAATATGGTTGTCATATTGATCATATTTTAACAATCCGTCCAGGAATTACTGGATTATGGCAAGTTTCTGGACGTAATGACATCCCTTACCCCCGAAGAGTTCAAATAGACCTGCATTATGTCAAATTTAGAAATTTCTGGCTTGACTCATGGATAATATTTAAAACAATTGATGTAGTGATTCTACCCAAAAATAACGGGGCATATTGA
- the pgsA gene encoding CDP-diacylglycerol--glycerol-3-phosphate 3-phosphatidyltransferase produces MNLPNTITFSRLLGIPFLLYGLYNPTPQARWICLTIFLVAALTDWLDGYLARKLNQITDLGKFLDPLVDKLLVLAPLLVLVELGKIPAWGVFVILARELAIAGWRVNQTTITGANIWGKLKTVSQIIAISLLIAPLSLAWQIPTLTAFWLSVAFTVISGVIYLIPPKNQGH; encoded by the coding sequence ATGAATTTACCCAACACGATTACTTTTTCTCGACTTTTGGGAATACCATTTTTACTTTATGGATTATATAATCCCACCCCCCAAGCCAGATGGATATGTTTAACAATATTTTTAGTCGCAGCGTTAACTGACTGGTTGGATGGCTATTTGGCGCGCAAACTCAACCAAATTACTGATTTGGGTAAATTTCTCGATCCTTTGGTGGATAAATTGCTGGTACTTGCGCCGTTATTGGTGTTAGTGGAATTAGGAAAGATTCCAGCTTGGGGCGTGTTTGTGATTTTAGCACGGGAGTTAGCGATCGCCGGCTGGCGCGTAAATCAAACTACAATCACAGGGGCGAATATTTGGGGTAAACTGAAAACAGTTAGTCAAATCATAGCTATATCGCTGTTAATTGCACCCTTATCACTAGCTTGGCAAATCCCTACATTAACTGCCTTTTGGTTATCTGTGGCGTTTACGGTTATATCTGGCGTAATTTATCTCATACCACCAAAAAATCAAGGACATTGA
- a CDS encoding Uma2 family endonuclease, with the protein MIKTPTRQISLEEFLQLPETEPASEYINGEIIQKPMPQGKHSTIQGELVTTINNVVKPRKIALAFPELRCTFGDRSIVPDVAVFAWGRIPVDEKGNIANVFNTYPDWTIEILSPQQSTIKVTRNILHCLNHGTSLGWLIDPEEYNVLVYPHHQQPIFLEAEQDILPVPELVGDLQLTLGQLFDCLKL; encoded by the coding sequence ATGATAAAAACACCAACTCGCCAGATAAGTTTAGAAGAATTTTTACAGTTACCAGAAACCGAACCAGCCAGTGAATATATCAACGGCGAAATCATTCAAAAACCTATGCCTCAAGGTAAACATAGTACAATTCAAGGTGAATTAGTTACTACAATTAATAATGTAGTCAAACCTCGCAAAATCGCTTTAGCTTTTCCAGAATTACGCTGTACATTTGGAGATCGTTCTATTGTTCCAGATGTGGCGGTATTTGCATGGGGAAGAATCCCGGTGGATGAAAAAGGCAATATTGCCAATGTGTTTAATACTTATCCAGATTGGACAATTGAAATCCTCTCTCCTCAACAAAGTACAATCAAAGTCACCAGAAACATTCTACATTGTTTAAATCATGGTACTAGCTTAGGTTGGTTAATTGACCCAGAAGAATATAACGTTTTAGTTTATCCACACCATCAGCAACCAATATTTTTAGAAGCCGAACAAGATATATTACCAGTCCCCGAATTAGTTGGTGATTTGCAGTTGACATTAGGGCAATTATTTGATTGTTTAAAATTATGA
- a CDS encoding glycosyltransferase encodes MSLKYALVHEWLTPKATGGSELVVQEILNHIDANLYALIDFESSNPESYLYKRQIGTTFLQHLPYARNGVQKYLPLLPLAIEQLDLRQYDVILSSSHAVAKGILTTPEQLHICYCHSPMRYAWDLTFDYLRQSKLGQGSAGWVTRYLLHRLRLWDVLSANRVDYFIANSQHTARRIWRCYRREATVIYPPVDLDNCSFSPQKSDFYLVVSRLVSYKQVCLIVKAFNQLKLPLVIIGTGTEMTKIRDLANSNIQIMGWQPDDVVKKYMAKAKAFVYAACEDFGIALVEAQACGTPVIAYGAGGALESVRDLRSGMDTATGILFSTQTEAALIEAVEKFEIYQSCFNPEYMRSHASQFSLQVFADRYLEFIDKCHKEKTSSR; translated from the coding sequence GTGTCCTTGAAATACGCTTTGGTTCATGAGTGGCTGACACCGAAAGCCACAGGCGGTTCAGAACTAGTTGTGCAGGAAATTCTGAATCACATTGATGCCAATTTATATGCCCTCATTGATTTTGAATCCAGCAATCCTGAAAGTTATTTATACAAACGTCAGATTGGCACAACCTTTCTCCAACACTTGCCTTATGCTCGTAATGGTGTGCAAAAATACTTGCCTTTGTTGCCATTGGCTATTGAACAATTGGATTTGCGGCAGTATGACGTAATTCTATCTTCATCCCACGCTGTGGCCAAAGGCATTCTCACAACTCCCGAACAGTTGCATATTTGTTACTGTCATAGCCCCATGCGCTATGCTTGGGACTTAACTTTTGATTATCTGCGCCAAAGCAAGTTGGGACAGGGTTCAGCAGGATGGGTAACTCGCTATTTATTGCATCGTTTGCGCCTGTGGGATGTATTGAGTGCCAATCGCGTTGATTACTTTATCGCTAATTCCCAGCACACAGCTCGTCGCATTTGGCGCTGCTATCGGCGAGAAGCAACAGTCATTTATCCCCCAGTCGATCTTGATAATTGCTCATTTTCGCCTCAAAAATCAGATTTTTATCTGGTAGTTTCCCGGTTAGTCAGTTACAAGCAAGTATGCTTAATTGTCAAAGCTTTTAATCAATTAAAACTACCATTGGTCATCATTGGTACAGGGACAGAAATGACAAAAATTCGTGATCTGGCTAACTCTAATATCCAAATAATGGGATGGCAACCTGATGATGTGGTAAAAAAATATATGGCCAAAGCGAAGGCATTTGTCTATGCAGCTTGTGAAGATTTTGGCATTGCTTTAGTGGAAGCACAAGCTTGTGGTACTCCAGTAATTGCCTACGGTGCTGGAGGTGCTTTAGAAAGTGTCCGCGATTTGCGCTCTGGTATGGATACAGCAACTGGCATATTGTTCAGCACACAAACAGAAGCAGCTCTGATTGAGGCAGTAGAAAAATTTGAAATTTATCAAAGTTGTTTCAATCCTGAGTATATGCGATCGCACGCTTCCCAATTTTCCTTACAAGTTTTTGCTGATCGCTATCTCGAATTTATAGATAAATGCCACAAAGAAAAAACATCCTCAAGGTAA
- a CDS encoding L,D-transpeptidase yields MRINFYYHSAVKLGLTTISLLCLFQLNALAQTTVKPKANVQTTTISQLNYPPFELNSSPNQSRLPSTSERRLRLLERLKPPVTPTPANTVEQKIHLRLVLSERRLYVYQGNSIQVSYPVAIGKRNWETPTGEFQVRNMLENPAWENPFVPHKEIINPGLKNNPLGERWIGFWTDGRDEIGFHGTYQRNSVGQAISHGCVRMFNEDIRKLYEIVTIGTTVKVVP; encoded by the coding sequence ATGAGGATTAATTTCTATTACCATAGTGCTGTTAAGTTGGGTTTGACTACCATTTCACTGCTGTGTTTGTTTCAATTAAATGCTCTTGCACAGACAACAGTTAAGCCAAAAGCAAATGTTCAGACAACAACTATTAGTCAACTAAATTATCCTCCATTTGAACTTAATTCTTCTCCAAATCAGTCGAGGCTTCCTAGCACTTCTGAGCGCCGACTCCGGTTATTAGAAAGACTCAAGCCTCCAGTAACGCCAACCCCTGCTAACACTGTTGAGCAAAAGATTCATTTACGGCTTGTCCTCAGTGAACGCAGACTTTATGTTTATCAGGGTAATAGTATACAAGTCAGTTATCCAGTGGCTATTGGTAAAAGAAACTGGGAAACACCTACAGGTGAATTTCAAGTGAGGAATATGCTTGAAAATCCGGCTTGGGAAAACCCCTTCGTTCCTCACAAAGAAATTATTAACCCTGGTTTAAAGAATAATCCTCTAGGAGAACGCTGGATTGGATTTTGGACTGACGGAAGAGACGAAATTGGATTTCATGGGACTTACCAAAGGAATTCTGTAGGACAGGCGATTTCCCACGGTTGTGTTAGGATGTTTAATGAGGATATACGAAAGCTGTATGAAATTGTGACAATAGGAACGACTGTAAAGGTAGTACCTTAA
- a CDS encoding aspartate ammonia-lyase produces the protein MTENTDFRIERDSMGDRQIPSSAYYGIQTLRAIENFQISGIKPLDTYVDACLIIKKATATVNGELGCIPQDISEAIIQAANEILAGNLRDQFVVDVYQAGAGTSHHMNVNEVLANRALEILGDEKGNYKRVSPNDHVNYGQSTNDVIPTAIRVGGLLALTHTLQPALEKAIASLENKAVQFQDIVKSGRTHLQDAVPVRLGENFRAWAYILSEHQNRIYTASGDLMALGLGGSAAGTGMNTHPQYRARVVEVIAQFLESPLEPAPHLMAAMQSMAPFVNVSGALRNLAQDLVKISHDLRLMDSGPKTGFKEIQLPPVQPGSSIMPGKYNPVMAEMTSMVCFQVMGYDSAIALAAQAGQLELNVMMPLIGYNLIHSIEILGNTIAALTERCIAGITADKERCLAYAEGSLALVTALNTHIGYLNAAAVAKESLETGKSLRQIVLERGLMSEAELAIVLNLEQMSAILPLT, from the coding sequence ATGACTGAAAATACAGATTTTCGGATTGAACGCGATTCAATGGGCGATCGCCAAATTCCCAGTAGCGCTTATTACGGTATCCAAACACTACGGGCGATAGAAAACTTCCAAATTAGCGGCATTAAGCCCTTAGATACTTACGTAGATGCCTGTCTGATAATTAAAAAAGCTACCGCCACTGTAAACGGCGAATTAGGTTGTATTCCCCAGGATATCAGTGAAGCAATTATCCAAGCTGCTAATGAAATCCTGGCGGGAAATTTACGAGATCAGTTTGTGGTAGATGTCTATCAAGCGGGTGCGGGAACGTCTCACCACATGAATGTGAATGAGGTTTTGGCAAATCGCGCCTTAGAAATTCTCGGCGATGAAAAGGGTAATTACAAACGGGTTAGCCCCAATGATCATGTAAACTATGGACAATCTACCAATGATGTGATTCCCACAGCCATTCGCGTTGGTGGCTTATTAGCACTTACCCACACATTACAGCCAGCTTTAGAAAAGGCGATCGCATCTTTAGAAAACAAAGCTGTACAATTCCAAGATATCGTCAAATCTGGCAGAACCCACTTACAAGATGCTGTACCTGTGCGTTTGGGTGAGAACTTCCGCGCTTGGGCGTATATATTATCAGAACACCAAAACCGCATCTATACAGCCTCTGGGGATTTAATGGCCTTGGGTTTAGGTGGAAGTGCGGCTGGTACAGGAATGAATACACATCCCCAGTATCGCGCCCGTGTGGTAGAAGTTATTGCCCAATTTCTAGAATCGCCCTTAGAACCAGCACCCCATTTAATGGCTGCGATGCAGAGTATGGCTCCTTTTGTCAACGTTTCTGGGGCTTTACGCAACTTAGCACAGGATTTAGTCAAAATTTCCCATGATTTGCGGTTAATGGACTCAGGCCCCAAAACTGGTTTTAAAGAAATTCAACTCCCCCCAGTGCAACCAGGTTCCTCAATTATGCCGGGTAAATATAACCCAGTCATGGCAGAGATGACATCAATGGTATGCTTTCAGGTAATGGGATATGATAGTGCGATCGCCTTAGCAGCCCAAGCCGGACAATTAGAATTAAACGTGATGATGCCGCTAATTGGCTATAATTTGATTCACAGTATTGAAATACTCGGTAACACCATCGCCGCCCTCACCGAACGCTGTATTGCAGGAATTACCGCCGATAAAGAACGCTGTTTAGCTTACGCCGAAGGTAGTTTAGCATTAGTCACCGCACTGAACACCCACATCGGATATTTAAACGCTGCTGCTGTAGCCAAAGAATCTTTAGAAACTGGTAAATCTCTCAGACAAATAGTATTAGAACGAGGCTTAATGAGTGAAGCAGAATTAGCAATCGTCTTAAACTTAGAACAAATGAGCGCCATTCTTCCTCTAACTTGA
- the rfbB gene encoding dTDP-glucose 4,6-dehydratase: MLTILVTGGAGFIGANFVLLARQLGWANVINLDKLTYASNLGTLAELQGDKNYHFVQGDIGNLELVAYLLEKYQPDAIINFAAESHVDRSILNPEDFIQTNVVGTFKLLESSRFYWQKLSASKQSEFRFLHVSTDEVYGSLNPKDPAFCEETPYAPNSPYAASKAASDHFVRAYYHTYGFPTLTTNCSNNYGPRQFPEKLIPLTILNAMEGKPLPIYGDGQNIRDWLYVIDHCEAINVVLQQGKIGETYNIGGINEKTNLIVVEKICAILDELAPKPNFSHSSLITFVKDRPGHDRRYAINCSKISNELGWQPQENFDSGLFKTVQWYLNNTDWINQVRSGEYKSWLKQNYENRKA, from the coding sequence ATGTTAACAATATTGGTGACGGGTGGGGCGGGTTTTATTGGTGCTAATTTTGTCCTCCTAGCAAGACAGTTAGGATGGGCTAATGTAATTAATTTGGATAAGTTAACTTATGCTAGTAATTTAGGAACTTTAGCTGAGTTACAAGGTGATAAAAACTATCATTTTGTGCAAGGAGATATTGGTAATTTAGAGTTAGTCGCTTATTTATTAGAAAAATATCAGCCAGATGCAATTATTAATTTTGCTGCTGAAAGCCATGTTGACCGTTCTATTTTGAATCCTGAAGATTTTATTCAGACTAATGTAGTCGGTACATTTAAGCTATTAGAATCAAGTAGATTTTATTGGCAAAAATTATCAGCATCAAAACAGTCAGAATTTCGCTTTCTGCACGTTTCTACAGATGAAGTATATGGCTCACTTAATCCCAAAGATCCAGCCTTTTGCGAAGAGACACCCTATGCACCCAATAGTCCTTATGCAGCATCTAAAGCAGCATCTGACCATTTTGTCAGAGCTTATTATCACACTTACGGATTCCCTACTTTAACAACAAACTGCTCTAACAATTATGGTCCGCGTCAATTTCCTGAAAAACTGATTCCTTTGACTATCCTGAATGCTATGGAAGGTAAACCATTACCTATATATGGGGATGGACAAAATATCAGAGATTGGCTTTATGTTATCGACCATTGCGAGGCGATTAACGTAGTTTTGCAACAGGGAAAAATTGGCGAAACTTATAATATTGGTGGAATCAACGAAAAAACTAACTTGATAGTTGTAGAAAAAATTTGTGCAATTCTCGATGAATTAGCACCAAAACCTAATTTTTCCCATTCTTCATTAATTACCTTCGTTAAAGACCGTCCGGGACATGATCGAAGATATGCCATTAACTGTAGTAAAATCAGTAATGAATTAGGCTGGCAACCTCAAGAAAACTTCGATAGTGGTTTATTCAAAACTGTGCAATGGTATCTAAATAACACAGATTGGATTAATCAAGTACGCTCAGGAGAATATAAATCCTGGTTAAAACAAAACTATGAAAATAGGAAGGCTTAG